The following coding sequences are from one Triticum aestivum cultivar Chinese Spring chromosome 5A, IWGSC CS RefSeq v2.1, whole genome shotgun sequence window:
- the LOC123108162 gene encoding histone H2A codes for MDASATGAVAKAKKYVVGRKLGGGPRKKAVARSVKAGLQFPVGRIGRFLKKGRYAQRVGMGAPVYLASVLEYLAAELLELAGNAAKDNKKSRIIPRHLLLAIRNDQELGKLLAGVTIAHGGVLPNINPVLLPKKTAEKEPKSPKKAAKSPKKA; via the coding sequence ATGGACGCCTCCGCCACCGGCGCCGTCGCCAAGGCGAAGAAGTATGTGGTGGGGCGCAAGCTCGGCGGCGGCCCCAGGAAGAAGGCGGTGGCGCGCTCCGTCAAGGCCGGGCTGCAGTTCCCCGTCGGCCGCATCGGGCGCTTCCTCAAGAAGGGCCGCTACGCGCAGCGGGTCGGCATGGGCGCCCCCGTCTACCTCGCCTCCGTCCTCGAGTACCTCGCCGCCGAGCTTCTTGAGCTGGCCGGGAACGCCGCCAAGGACAACAAGAAGTCCCGCATCATCCCGCGCCACCTGCTGCTCGCCATCCGGAACGACCAGGAGCTTGGCAAGCTGCTCGCCGGCGTCACCATCGCGCACGGCGGCGTCCTGCCCAACATCAACCCCGTGCTGCTCCCCAAGAAGACGGCGGAGAAGGAGCCCAAGTCTCCCAAGAAGGCCGCCAAGTCCCCCAAGAAGGCTTAG